In one Candidatus Dechloromonas phosphoritropha genomic region, the following are encoded:
- a CDS encoding acyl-CoA dehydrogenase family protein: MTIPRTIFDDEHRQFAESLDRFIEVEVAPHYERYEDQGFIDREVWLKAGQSGYLCTSMPEEYGGAGADKLYSVVLFEQPARRAVQNLLGMLLHSEIVAPYLLHYGSEFLKQKYLPRMVSGELIGAIAMTEPAAGSDLQGIHTTAVHDGAHYVLNGSKTFITNGFHCDLVIVVAKTDPGKGAKGTSLFVVDTTMAGFSKGRRLKKIGMKAQDTGELFFDNARVPVDNLIGEENRGFAYLMTELPWERLQIAITAVAQMEAAIDWTSLYCRERRAFGKEIMQFQNTQFTLAEAMTEVQIARVFIDRCIELYIKGELDATAASMAKYWCTDLQSKVLDACLQLHGGYGYMWEYPIARAWADSRVARIYGGSNEIMKELIARQLP, encoded by the coding sequence ATGACCATACCGCGCACAATCTTCGACGACGAACATCGGCAGTTCGCCGAATCGCTCGACCGCTTCATTGAGGTCGAGGTCGCTCCGCATTACGAGCGCTACGAGGATCAGGGCTTCATCGACCGCGAGGTGTGGCTGAAGGCCGGCCAATCCGGCTACCTGTGCACCTCGATGCCCGAGGAGTACGGCGGAGCCGGCGCCGACAAGCTCTACAGCGTCGTGCTGTTCGAGCAGCCGGCGCGCCGGGCGGTGCAGAACCTGCTCGGGATGCTGCTGCATTCGGAGATCGTCGCACCCTACCTGCTGCATTACGGCAGCGAGTTCCTCAAACAGAAATACCTCCCCAGGATGGTGAGCGGCGAACTGATCGGCGCCATTGCCATGACCGAGCCGGCGGCCGGATCAGACCTCCAGGGTATCCACACGACGGCCGTGCACGACGGTGCCCATTACGTCCTGAACGGTTCCAAGACCTTCATTACCAACGGCTTCCATTGCGATCTGGTGATCGTCGTCGCCAAGACCGACCCGGGCAAGGGCGCCAAGGGAACCAGCCTGTTCGTTGTCGATACGACGATGGCCGGTTTCTCGAAGGGCAGGCGCCTGAAGAAAATCGGCATGAAGGCGCAGGATACCGGCGAACTCTTCTTCGACAACGCGCGAGTTCCGGTCGACAACCTGATCGGTGAGGAAAACCGCGGTTTTGCCTACCTGATGACCGAGCTTCCCTGGGAACGCCTGCAGATCGCCATCACCGCCGTTGCCCAGATGGAGGCGGCGATCGACTGGACCTCGTTGTACTGCCGCGAGCGCCGGGCGTTCGGCAAGGAGATCATGCAGTTCCAGAATACCCAGTTCACCCTCGCCGAGGCGATGACCGAGGTGCAGATCGCCCGGGTCTTCATCGACCGCTGCATCGAGCTGTACATCAAGGGCGAACTTGATGCGACCGCAGCGTCGATGGCCAAGTACTGGTGCACCGACCTGCAAAGCAAGGTACTCGATGCCTGCCTGCAACTGCATGGCGGCTACGGCTACATGTGGGAATACCCGATTGCCCGGGCCTGGGCCGATTCGCGCGTCGCCCGGATCTATGGTGGTTCGAACGAAATCATGAAGGAACTGATCGCGCGCCAACTGCCGTGA
- a CDS encoding ABC transporter permease gives MLAYIIRRLLYAIPILIGVNLLTFALFFVVNTPDDMARMQLGVKRVTPEVIEKWKVERGYDRPLLINFEAKGLSTVTDTIFFQKSARMFAGDFGRAEDGRDIAREIGSRMLPSLAIALPTFIFGLFVTVSFALTLAFFRATAFDFWGVVLCVAMMSISGLFYIIGGQFLISKVWRLVPISGFGDGIDAWRFLILPVVIGVISGIGSSTRWYRTIFLEEVNKDYVRTARAKGLPETVVFFRHVLRNALIPILTGVVVVIPLLFMGSLLTESFFGIPGLGSYTIDAINAQDFAVVRSMVFIGSVLYIIGLILTDISYTLVDPRIRFE, from the coding sequence GTGCTTGCCTACATCATTCGTCGCCTGCTGTACGCCATCCCCATTCTGATCGGGGTGAACCTGCTGACCTTTGCGCTGTTCTTCGTCGTCAATACGCCGGACGACATGGCGCGCATGCAGCTCGGGGTCAAGCGGGTGACGCCGGAAGTGATCGAGAAATGGAAGGTCGAACGCGGCTACGACCGGCCGTTGCTGATTAATTTTGAGGCAAAAGGGCTGTCGACCGTAACGGACACCATCTTCTTCCAGAAATCAGCGCGCATGTTCGCCGGCGATTTCGGCCGCGCCGAGGACGGCCGCGATATCGCCCGCGAAATCGGCAGCCGCATGTTGCCGTCGCTGGCCATTGCGCTGCCGACCTTCATCTTCGGCCTGTTCGTGACCGTGAGCTTCGCGCTGACGCTGGCCTTCTTCCGCGCCACGGCGTTCGATTTCTGGGGCGTCGTGCTGTGCGTGGCGATGATGTCGATTTCCGGCTTGTTTTACATCATCGGTGGGCAGTTCCTGATCAGCAAGGTCTGGCGGCTGGTGCCGATTTCCGGCTTCGGCGACGGCATCGACGCCTGGCGTTTCCTGATCCTGCCGGTGGTGATCGGCGTCATTTCCGGGATCGGCTCGTCGACCCGCTGGTATCGCACGATCTTTCTCGAAGAGGTGAACAAGGATTACGTGCGCACCGCGCGCGCCAAGGGGCTGCCGGAAACGGTCGTCTTCTTCCGCCATGTGCTGCGCAATGCGCTGATCCCGATCCTGACCGGCGTCGTTGTCGTCATCCCTCTGCTCTTCATGGGCTCGCTGCTGACTGAGTCCTTTTTCGGCATTCCCGGTCTCGGCAGCTACACGATCGACGCGATCAACGCGCAGGATTTCGCCGTCGTGCGCTCGATGGTCTTCATCGGCTCGGTGCTCTACATCATCGGGCTGATCCTGACCGACATTTCCTACACGCTGGTCGACCCGCGGATTCGCTTCGAATGA
- a CDS encoding ISAs1 family transposase: MTLTEVFVGLDDPRTGPAQRHDLTEMILMALCAVLCGADSWVDVAEWVEDNEAWLKQHLVLEHGTPSHDTFGRVFRLLDAQVFETCFREWISGLIGVVAGVVAIDGKTACGSRDGHNSALHTISAYATASGLCLAQDHTRGKGNEIPAIKALLDTLTLKGCIVTIDAIGCQTEIARKILDQSGDYLLAVKDNQETLANALREFFSDGETAGFGTLPVDRFQSVEKNHGRIEARRAMWVTNLSWLDKKFQTHWPKLAGVGMIERQRDINGTLSKERAFYIGSKGVTTAASFANAARSH; encoded by the coding sequence ATGACACTGACGGAAGTATTTGTTGGTCTGGATGATCCTCGCACCGGGCCTGCGCAGCGGCACGATCTGACGGAAATGATCCTGATGGCGCTGTGCGCAGTGTTGTGCGGAGCGGATAGTTGGGTGGATGTCGCCGAATGGGTCGAGGACAACGAGGCTTGGCTGAAGCAGCACCTGGTTCTTGAGCACGGCACACCGTCCCATGACACTTTTGGCCGGGTATTCCGCCTGCTGGATGCCCAAGTATTCGAGACCTGTTTCCGTGAATGGATCAGTGGCCTCATCGGCGTTGTGGCGGGGGTAGTCGCCATCGACGGCAAGACCGCCTGTGGTTCCCGGGATGGCCATAACAGCGCGCTGCACACGATCAGCGCTTACGCCACTGCCAGCGGCTTGTGTCTGGCCCAGGATCATACCCGTGGCAAGGGCAACGAGATACCCGCCATCAAGGCGCTGCTCGACACACTGACCCTCAAGGGATGCATCGTGACGATTGATGCCATCGGTTGCCAGACCGAGATTGCCCGAAAGATTCTCGACCAGAGCGGGGATTATCTGCTGGCCGTCAAGGATAATCAGGAAACCTTGGCGAATGCCTTGCGAGAGTTCTTTTCTGATGGCGAGACAGCCGGCTTCGGCACGCTGCCGGTTGATCGATTCCAATCTGTCGAGAAGAACCATGGCCGCATCGAAGCCCGACGGGCGATGTGGGTCACGAACCTGTCCTGGCTGGACAAGAAGTTCCAGACACACTGGCCAAAACTCGCTGGCGTCGGCATGATCGAGCGACAGCGGGACATCAACGGCACGCTTTCCAAGGAGCGCGCCTTCTACATCGGCAGCAAGGGCGTCACCACCGCAGCGTCTTTTGCCAACGCAGCACGCAGTCATTGA
- a CDS encoding ISAs1 family transposase — MECLNEIDDPRKASNGTRHDFREMLVMAIAGVLSDCDSVEDVAAWAQSREQWLRRFLVLKNGVPSEDTFLRLFRLLDPGQFEASFRRWVTQAVPTLAGTIAVDGKTVRGSGNGGEDAIHLVSAFATELGIALGQEKVCGKSNEITAIPELLEALAIDGFLVSIDAMGCQRAIARKIIDKKADYLLAVKGNQPKLFNAIQGAFIDRRETAGRNEHVEKSHGRVVAQIASILPAEGVVVLADWPECAVIGRIDSVRQVTGKAATLEQRYYIASRALTPEQLAQAARSHWGIENQLHWMLDVTMGEDGSTVREDHAPQNLSLLKKIVLNLIRLDKTDKKKCSLRLKRKRAAWDDEVRMNMLGFQAL; from the coding sequence ATGGAATGCTTGAACGAAATCGATGATCCCCGGAAGGCCAGCAATGGGACGCGGCATGACTTTCGGGAGATGCTCGTGATGGCGATCGCCGGTGTTCTCTCGGATTGCGACAGTGTGGAAGACGTTGCTGCCTGGGCGCAATCGCGTGAGCAGTGGTTGCGTCGGTTTCTGGTGCTGAAAAATGGCGTGCCGTCCGAAGACACCTTTCTGCGACTCTTTCGCCTGCTTGATCCTGGGCAATTCGAAGCCAGCTTCCGGCGCTGGGTGACTCAGGCCGTACCGACGTTGGCAGGAACGATTGCGGTCGACGGCAAAACGGTGCGTGGATCGGGCAATGGTGGCGAAGACGCCATTCACCTGGTTAGCGCCTTCGCCACCGAACTGGGCATTGCCCTGGGTCAGGAGAAGGTCTGCGGCAAGAGCAACGAAATCACCGCCATTCCCGAATTGCTTGAAGCGCTTGCGATCGACGGCTTTCTGGTCAGTATCGATGCCATGGGCTGCCAGCGCGCCATTGCCCGAAAGATCATTGACAAAAAAGCGGATTACCTGCTCGCCGTCAAAGGCAATCAACCCAAGCTGTTCAACGCGATCCAGGGCGCTTTCATTGATCGTCGAGAGACAGCGGGGCGAAACGAACACGTCGAGAAATCGCATGGCCGCGTGGTGGCGCAAATCGCGTCGATCCTGCCAGCGGAAGGCGTCGTGGTGTTGGCTGACTGGCCGGAGTGCGCCGTCATTGGCCGCATTGACTCGGTACGTCAGGTCACCGGCAAGGCGGCGACGCTGGAGCAACGGTATTACATTGCCTCGCGGGCTTTGACGCCTGAGCAACTGGCCCAAGCGGCCCGTAGCCATTGGGGAATCGAGAACCAACTTCATTGGATGCTTGATGTCACGATGGGCGAGGACGGCAGTACGGTGCGTGAAGACCATGCGCCACAAAACCTCTCCCTGCTCAAGAAGATCGTCCTCAATCTCATTCGCCTGGATAAGACCGACAAAAAGAAATGCAGCTTGCGCTTGAAGCGCAAGCGGGCGGCCTGGGATGATGAGGTACGCATGAATATGTTGGGGTTTCAGGCATTATGA
- the gltX gene encoding glutamate--tRNA ligase, whose translation MKPVRTRFAPSPTGYLHIGGARTALFSWAFARRHGGTFILRVEDTDVARSTPEAVQAILDGMAWLSLEHDEGPFYQMQRMDRYKAVIQQMLATGTAYRCYTTREELDALRAEQEARKEKPRYDGRWRPEPGKTPPPPPNDVPAVVRFRNPKGGVVAWDDQVKGRIEFANGELDDLIIARADGTPTYNFCVCVDDWDMGITHVIRGDDHVNNTPRQINILQALGAELPQYAHLSMILGEDGTKLSKRHGAVSVMQYDEDGFLPEAVINYLARLGWSHGDDEIFSRQQFVEWFDLDHITASAAQFNTEKLLWLNQYYMKQLPLADLTERVRARLTARGVDTEAGPDLERAVALYVDRSNSLNVLADEVAIFYVEVSPSTELLAQHLTDDARPALTDFAEGIATVDWEIPQINALIKETATRHGLKMPKLAMPLRVILTGQGQTPSVDAVIALIGRCTVLEKLAGLKR comes from the coding sequence ATGAAGCCCGTCCGCACCCGTTTCGCGCCCAGCCCAACCGGCTACCTGCACATTGGCGGCGCCCGCACCGCCCTCTTCTCGTGGGCGTTCGCTCGCCGCCATGGCGGCACCTTCATACTGCGCGTCGAGGATACCGATGTGGCGCGTTCGACGCCCGAGGCGGTGCAGGCCATTCTCGACGGCATGGCCTGGCTGAGTCTGGAACATGACGAAGGGCCGTTCTACCAGATGCAGCGGATGGATCGCTACAAGGCTGTGATCCAGCAGATGCTGGCCACCGGCACTGCTTATCGCTGCTACACGACGCGCGAGGAACTGGATGCACTGCGCGCCGAGCAGGAAGCGCGCAAGGAAAAGCCGCGCTACGATGGCCGCTGGCGTCCGGAACCAGGCAAGACCCCTCCTCCCCCGCCAAACGACGTACCGGCGGTCGTGCGCTTTCGCAACCCGAAGGGTGGGGTGGTCGCCTGGGACGATCAGGTCAAGGGGCGCATCGAATTCGCCAATGGCGAACTCGACGATCTGATCATCGCCCGCGCCGACGGCACGCCGACCTACAATTTCTGCGTCTGCGTCGATGACTGGGACATGGGCATCACCCACGTCATCCGCGGCGACGACCACGTCAATAACACTCCACGCCAGATCAATATCCTGCAGGCGCTCGGTGCCGAGTTACCGCAATATGCCCATCTGTCGATGATTCTCGGCGAAGATGGCACCAAGCTGTCGAAGCGCCATGGTGCAGTGTCCGTGATGCAATACGATGAGGACGGTTTTCTGCCGGAAGCGGTCATCAATTACCTCGCCCGTCTCGGCTGGTCGCACGGCGACGACGAGATCTTCTCGCGCCAGCAGTTCGTCGAATGGTTCGACCTCGACCACATCACCGCCTCGGCCGCGCAATTCAATACCGAAAAACTGCTGTGGTTGAACCAGTATTACATGAAACAGCTGCCGCTCGCCGATCTCACTGAAAGAGTCCGGGCCCGCCTGACCGCCCGCGGCGTCGACACCGAGGCGGGGCCAGACCTGGAACGAGCGGTCGCCTTGTACGTCGACCGCAGTAACTCGTTGAATGTGCTTGCCGACGAAGTTGCGATCTTCTACGTCGAGGTATCACCCTCAACCGAACTGCTGGCGCAGCATCTGACTGATGATGCGCGCCCGGCGCTGACCGATTTTGCCGAAGGCATCGCTACGGTCGACTGGGAAATTCCGCAAATAAACGCGTTGATCAAGGAGACGGCGACCAGGCACGGCCTCAAGATGCCGAAGCTGGCCATGCCGCTGCGCGTGATCCTGACCGGCCAGGGGCAGACCCCATCGGTCGATGCGGTCATCGCACTGATCGGCCGCTGCACAGTATTGGAGAAGCTGGCCGGGCTGAAAAGGTAA
- a CDS encoding ABC transporter ATP-binding protein yields MLEVSDLRLGFSAGKKTFVAVDGVSFTISKGETFALLGESGCGKSVTAQGIMRLLPAAGRVVGGSVRIDGEELLTLSEAAMRQVRGARIAMIFQEPATSLNPVLTVGVQIGEVLDRHCGLRGEAARQRMLELLRQVGIADPERRLDEYPFQFSGGMKQRVMIAIALAGEPDLLIADEPTTALDVTVQAQILDLLAQLQRERGMAMLLITHDLGVVAKMAQRIGVMYAGELVEVASREDFFRRPSHPYTQALFAALPEISRRGMVLTTIPGQVPALSAMPAGCRFADRCLHVMPVCRDISPGWRSVAASHTLRCHWSGSAAAIAETPRLGLGDLMPEMVPFLEVANLKVHFPIRRGVFQRTVGHVLAVDGVSLAISAGRTLALVGESGCGKTTVGKALLQLVKPTAGSVRLGGSELVGMQARRLRAARRHMQMVFQDPFASLNPRMRVGEIIAEGMGALALEADSVAQATAVAALLKQVGLPDEAAGRYPHEFSGGQRQRIAIARALAVQPQLLICDEPTSALDVSVQAQILNLLKELQEALGIAYLFITHNFAVVEYLANDVAVMYLGRIVERGKTEEVLRSPQHPYTQALLSAVPVPRLEAHPAAVRLPGETPSPANPPGGCHFHPRCPQAMDICRQRYPETSSVSATYTVNCHLTD; encoded by the coding sequence ATGCTCGAAGTCTCCGACCTGCGCCTCGGCTTCAGCGCCGGCAAGAAGACCTTCGTTGCGGTCGACGGCGTTTCGTTCACTATTTCCAAAGGGGAAACCTTCGCGCTGCTCGGCGAATCCGGCTGCGGAAAATCGGTCACGGCGCAGGGCATCATGCGCCTGCTGCCGGCCGCCGGGCGGGTCGTCGGCGGCAGTGTCAGGATTGACGGCGAGGAACTGCTGACCCTGTCGGAAGCCGCCATGCGCCAAGTACGCGGGGCGCGCATTGCGATGATCTTCCAGGAGCCGGCGACCAGCCTCAATCCGGTGCTGACGGTCGGCGTGCAGATCGGCGAAGTGCTCGACCGTCATTGCGGGCTGCGCGGCGAGGCGGCGCGCCAGCGCATGCTCGAACTGCTGCGCCAGGTCGGCATCGCCGATCCCGAACGGCGGCTCGACGAGTATCCCTTCCAGTTCTCCGGCGGCATGAAGCAGCGCGTCATGATTGCCATCGCGCTGGCCGGCGAGCCCGACCTGCTGATCGCCGACGAGCCGACGACGGCACTCGACGTCACCGTGCAGGCACAGATTCTCGACCTGCTGGCGCAACTCCAGCGCGAACGCGGCATGGCCATGCTGCTGATTACCCACGATCTCGGCGTCGTCGCCAAAATGGCGCAGCGCATCGGCGTCATGTATGCCGGCGAACTGGTCGAAGTGGCCAGCCGCGAAGATTTCTTCAGGCGGCCGAGCCATCCCTACACGCAGGCCCTGTTCGCCGCCTTGCCGGAAATTTCGCGGCGCGGCATGGTATTGACGACGATTCCCGGCCAGGTGCCGGCGCTGTCGGCGATGCCGGCCGGTTGCCGCTTTGCCGATCGCTGCCTGCACGTGATGCCGGTTTGTCGGGACATCTCGCCGGGCTGGCGCAGCGTGGCCGCCAGCCATACGCTGCGCTGCCACTGGTCGGGGAGTGCCGCCGCGATTGCCGAGACGCCACGACTGGGGCTTGGCGATCTGATGCCGGAGATGGTGCCCTTTCTCGAAGTGGCCAACCTGAAAGTCCATTTCCCGATCCGCCGTGGCGTCTTCCAGCGGACGGTCGGGCATGTTCTTGCGGTCGACGGCGTTTCGCTGGCCATTTCCGCTGGCCGCACGCTGGCGCTGGTGGGCGAATCCGGCTGCGGCAAGACGACGGTCGGCAAGGCGCTGCTGCAACTCGTCAAGCCGACCGCCGGTAGCGTTCGCCTCGGTGGCTCAGAACTGGTCGGCATGCAGGCGCGGCGTCTGCGCGCGGCACGCCGCCACATGCAGATGGTGTTCCAGGACCCGTTCGCCTCGCTCAACCCGCGGATGCGGGTCGGCGAAATCATCGCCGAAGGCATGGGCGCGTTGGCCCTGGAGGCCGACTCGGTGGCGCAGGCGACGGCCGTCGCCGCCTTGCTCAAGCAGGTCGGCCTGCCCGATGAAGCCGCAGGACGCTATCCCCATGAATTTTCCGGCGGGCAGCGCCAGCGTATTGCCATCGCGCGCGCACTGGCCGTACAGCCGCAATTGCTGATCTGCGACGAACCAACCTCGGCGCTCGATGTCTCGGTGCAGGCGCAGATCCTCAACCTGTTGAAGGAGCTGCAGGAAGCGCTCGGCATCGCCTACCTGTTCATCACCCATAATTTCGCAGTGGTCGAGTATCTGGCCAACGACGTGGCGGTGATGTACCTCGGCCGCATCGTTGAGCGCGGTAAGACGGAAGAGGTCTTGCGCTCGCCCCAGCACCCGTATACGCAGGCCTTGCTGTCGGCGGTCCCGGTGCCCCGGCTTGAAGCGCACCCGGCGGCGGTTCGCCTGCCTGGCGAGACGCCGTCACCGGCGAATCCGCCCGGCGGCTGCCATTTTCACCCGCGCTGCCCGCAGGCGATGGATATCTGTCGTCAGCGCTACCCGGAAACCAGCAGCGTATCAGCGACGTATACGGTCAACTGCCACCTGACCGACTGA
- a CDS encoding transglycosylase SLT domain-containing protein, with translation MHDRNVLSLVKGFTGFALISLTSLVAAPVLADGDSQTLLLSMLAPSNAASIDNALTVHEVHPATAVARTVDLTIQPDDLWVRLRHGFAMTNLDDDLTLHYQQWYQNRPDALRRMVERSRPYLHYIVEELEARGMPTEIALLPMVESSFNPMAYSRSHASGLWQFIPATGKRFNLEQTWWQDQRRDIVASTDAALEYLQAIYEMHGDWHLALASYNWGEGAVKRAIEKNQAKGLPTDYVSLTMPNETRHYVPKLQALKNIFSNPVLMIQLGLPEIINRPYFATVGTSRPMDVKTAARLANMPIDEFLALNPSHNRPVMKADTPVVLPAEKLATFQRNLEKTDEPLTEWQAYTLKSGEKLDQVAPRFGIALADLQRANGLKGNIKLAGGSTLLVPAGKGADDLDSMGAEPSLPQIVEPEPPPVKAPVAFTPATRPGKPDKASNSKAADTKVATRDNKKDSGKLAAANTAKVPKAAATDKPKVSTAKPAAPVQATKVAKSGNGRRS, from the coding sequence ATGCATGATCGCAACGTTCTGTCGCTGGTCAAAGGTTTCACCGGTTTCGCACTGATTTCCCTTACGTCCCTCGTTGCCGCCCCGGTTCTTGCCGACGGCGACAGCCAAACTCTGCTCCTGTCCATGCTGGCCCCTTCGAACGCCGCGAGCATCGACAACGCCCTGACGGTTCACGAAGTGCACCCAGCAACGGCAGTGGCTCGCACGGTCGACCTGACCATCCAGCCCGACGATCTCTGGGTTCGTCTGCGCCACGGTTTTGCGATGACCAACCTGGATGATGACTTGACGCTCCACTATCAACAGTGGTACCAGAACCGGCCCGATGCGCTGCGCCGGATGGTCGAGCGCAGCCGGCCCTATCTGCATTACATCGTCGAGGAACTGGAAGCCCGCGGCATGCCGACCGAAATCGCGCTGTTGCCGATGGTCGAGAGCTCCTTCAACCCGATGGCCTATTCGCGTTCCCATGCCTCGGGGCTCTGGCAGTTCATCCCGGCCACCGGCAAGCGTTTCAACCTCGAGCAGACGTGGTGGCAAGATCAGCGCCGCGACATCGTTGCCTCGACCGACGCCGCGCTCGAATACCTGCAGGCCATCTACGAAATGCACGGCGACTGGCACCTTGCCCTGGCCTCCTACAACTGGGGCGAAGGTGCGGTCAAGCGGGCCATCGAGAAAAACCAGGCCAAGGGCCTGCCGACCGACTACGTCAGCCTGACGATGCCAAACGAAACGCGGCATTACGTCCCGAAGCTTCAGGCGCTCAAGAACATCTTCAGCAACCCGGTCCTGATGATCCAACTCGGCCTCCCGGAGATCATTAATCGCCCTTATTTTGCAACCGTCGGAACGTCCCGGCCGATGGATGTCAAGACCGCCGCCCGCCTCGCCAACATGCCGATCGATGAATTCCTGGCGCTGAATCCATCGCACAATCGCCCGGTAATGAAGGCAGATACGCCGGTCGTCCTGCCGGCCGAGAAGCTCGCCACTTTCCAGCGCAATCTCGAAAAGACCGACGAACCACTGACCGAATGGCAGGCCTACACGCTGAAGTCCGGCGAAAAGCTGGACCAGGTCGCGCCGCGTTTCGGTATTGCGCTGGCCGACCTGCAACGCGCCAACGGCTTAAAGGGCAATATCAAGCTGGCTGGCGGCTCCACCCTGCTCGTCCCGGCCGGCAAAGGTGCCGACGATCTGGACAGCATGGGTGCGGAGCCAAGCCTTCCGCAAATTGTCGAGCCCGAACCGCCGCCCGTTAAGGCCCCGGTGGCATTCACGCCTGCAACACGGCCGGGCAAGCCTGACAAGGCGTCCAACAGCAAGGCAGCCGATACCAAGGTTGCCACCAGGGACAACAAGAAAGATAGCGGCAAGCTGGCCGCTGCCAATACCGCAAAAGTGCCTAAAGCAGCCGCCACCGACAAGCCCAAGGTCTCCACCGCAAAACCGGCAGCCCCGGTGCAGGCCACCAAGGTCGCCAAATCGGGCAACGGCCGGCGTAGCTGA
- a CDS encoding ABC transporter permease, with protein MSGFEIVVLWSDMVIWLLVAAGIAGAVAIARNPPLPSAWRRVGANRAGMAAATLLLAFIVIGLLDSLHYRVQLEGKPGQKPVYAIEVLSVLDALLTPLRTRNEKTYSEPFATRLYAKETIDLPGGQTIRDYPRLKHGGAHLGEREDEVLADAGFSAFRVGVLALFGWLALAASAAGLVNRRAVQNVVPQEDFLRGAAGFRVDASGWQEIWRGETAFAWNAVLITLGLMLLVGVPLFWLATQYHVFGTDKVGQDVLYQILKSVRTGLIIGLVTTLVMLPVAVLLGIIAGYFRGWIDDVIQYIYTVLSSIPGVLLIAAAVLMMQVIIDSNPQWFSTAAERADLRLLALCFILGITSWTGLCRLLRGETLKLRELEYIQAAQAFGVSNWRIVVRHILPNLMHIVIIALVMDFSGLVLAEAVLSYVGIGVDPTMISFGTMINSARMELGREPVVWWSLVAAFAAMFMLVLAANLFADAVRDAFDPRAA; from the coding sequence ATGAGCGGCTTCGAGATCGTCGTTCTCTGGTCGGACATGGTCATCTGGCTGCTGGTGGCAGCCGGGATCGCCGGCGCCGTCGCAATTGCCAGAAATCCGCCGCTGCCGTCAGCCTGGCGGCGGGTCGGCGCCAACCGCGCCGGGATGGCGGCGGCGACGCTGCTGCTCGCCTTTATCGTGATCGGCCTGCTCGATTCGCTGCACTACCGCGTCCAGCTCGAAGGCAAGCCGGGGCAGAAGCCGGTCTATGCGATCGAGGTGCTGTCGGTGCTCGACGCGCTGCTGACGCCGCTACGCACACGCAACGAGAAAACCTATTCCGAACCCTTTGCCACCCGTCTCTACGCCAAGGAAACGATCGACTTGCCGGGCGGCCAGACGATCCGCGACTATCCGCGTCTGAAACATGGCGGTGCCCACCTCGGCGAGCGCGAGGATGAGGTCCTGGCCGATGCCGGCTTTTCCGCCTTCCGGGTCGGCGTGCTCGCCTTGTTCGGCTGGTTGGCGCTGGCGGCAAGCGCCGCAGGGCTGGTCAATCGTCGTGCCGTGCAAAATGTTGTCCCCCAAGAGGACTTTCTGCGGGGCGCTGCTGGTTTCAGGGTCGACGCCTCGGGCTGGCAAGAAATCTGGCGCGGCGAAACTGCCTTTGCCTGGAACGCCGTCCTCATCACCCTTGGCCTCATGCTGCTGGTTGGCGTACCGCTGTTCTGGCTCGCCACGCAATACCATGTCTTCGGCACCGACAAGGTGGGGCAGGACGTCCTCTACCAGATCCTGAAAAGCGTGCGCACCGGGCTCATCATCGGCCTCGTGACGACGCTGGTCATGCTGCCGGTAGCCGTGCTGCTCGGCATCATCGCCGGCTATTTTCGTGGCTGGATCGACGACGTGATCCAGTACATCTACACGGTGCTCAGTTCGATCCCCGGCGTGCTGCTGATTGCCGCCGCAGTGCTGATGATGCAGGTCATCATCGACAGCAACCCGCAGTGGTTCTCGACCGCCGCCGAGCGCGCTGACCTGCGTTTGCTGGCGCTCTGTTTCATTCTCGGTATCACGTCGTGGACCGGCCTCTGCCGGCTGCTGCGCGGCGAAACGCTGAAGCTGCGCGAGCTCGAATACATCCAGGCGGCGCAGGCCTTCGGCGTCTCGAACTGGCGCATCGTCGTCCGCCACATCCTGCCCAACCTGATGCACATCGTCATCATCGCGCTGGTCATGGATTTTTCCGGGCTGGTGCTCGCCGAGGCGGTGCTGTCCTACGTCGGTATCGGCGTCGATCCGACGATGATCAGCTTCGGCACGATGATCAACAGCGCGCGCATGGAACTGGGTCGCGAGCCGGTCGTCTGGTGGTCGCTGGTGGCGGCCTTCGCCGCCATGTTCATGTTGGTGCTGGCGGCTAACCTGTTCGCCGACGCCGTGCGCGACGCTTTCGATCCGAGGGCCGCCTGA